A region of Nitrospinota bacterium DNA encodes the following proteins:
- the scpB gene encoding SMC-Scp complex subunit ScpB, translated as MDQQQVKAIIENILFVADSPVTVERLVELFDREFTREEMLEFLSSMREDFENRPTTLVEVAEGWRLQTRAEYAGWVTQFYKMEKGQKLGRAALEALAIIAYRQPITRAEVDEIRGVDSGAALRGLMEKNLLRAMGRRKAPGKPMMYGTTKRFLEYFGLARLADLPTLDEFAEELEAMMSLSPQQSLEFADDEGEGGVSGEVETVEEGEIETLEPAGETAEEPSNDEESVEVEEGGVEEDGLAVITKGFEAEEDPEGESLRSRYIEDTEESGQDDAKEE; from the coding sequence TTGGATCAGCAACAGGTAAAGGCGATAATCGAGAACATCCTTTTCGTAGCGGACAGCCCCGTTACCGTGGAGCGGCTTGTGGAGCTTTTCGACCGGGAATTCACCCGGGAAGAAATGCTGGAGTTCCTTTCGTCCATGCGGGAGGATTTTGAAAACCGCCCCACAACGCTGGTGGAGGTGGCCGAGGGGTGGCGGTTGCAGACCCGGGCGGAATACGCCGGGTGGGTAACCCAGTTCTATAAAATGGAAAAGGGGCAAAAACTGGGCCGGGCCGCCTTGGAGGCGCTGGCCATAATCGCATACCGCCAGCCCATCACCCGGGCGGAGGTGGATGAGATCCGCGGGGTGGATTCTGGCGCGGCGCTCCGGGGCCTGATGGAAAAGAACCTCCTCCGCGCCATGGGCCGGAGAAAAGCCCCCGGCAAACCAATGATGTACGGCACCACCAAGCGGTTTTTGGAATATTTCGGTCTGGCCCGCCTGGCGGACCTGCCAACGCTGGACGAGTTCGCCGAGGAGCTGGAAGCCATGATGTCCCTTTCGCCGCAACAGTCGCTGGAGTTTGCGGACGATGAAGGGGAAGGCGGCGTTTCCGGCGAAGTTGAAACCGTCGAGGAGGGGGAAATTGAAACTCTCGAACCGGCCGGGGAGACAGCCGAAGAACCCTCCAATGATGAGGAATCCGTCGAGGTGGAAGAGGGGGGCGTGGAGGAAGACGGCCTTGCCGTAATAACCAAAGGTTTTGAGGCGGAAGAAGACCCCGAAGGGGAAAGCTTGCGTTCCCGTTATATTGAAGACACGGAAGAATCGGGACAGGATGACGCAAAAGAAGAGTGA
- a CDS encoding GHMP kinase — MKPFETVDAVAPTRIDLAGGTLDIWPLNLFFEGAVTINMAISIKTTATVTPRDDGKIVLVSEDTNHRVDFADIDSINHHHPLGLLSRLLEHFAHDDHTGAQIVTRSEAPAGAGLAGSSALNIALCGALAKATGRKVTKEKLIQVAKDVEAALLRTPTGLQDYAAAVYGSVNAFHFPAGGMVREKLDNAGPWLARHVLLFYSGKSRSSGINNWEMFKRVVEKDNAVVKKFDKITTCALRALIALREDDYAAFEKAVGDEWNARRSLFPEISTPVIDRAIASAMKNGARSARICGAGGGGCFFVTAEPHRQQEVIRAVTAEGATHLPFGISRTGLKVYNQSR, encoded by the coding sequence ATGAAACCGTTTGAGACTGTGGACGCCGTAGCCCCAACCCGGATAGACCTGGCCGGGGGAACCCTGGATATATGGCCGTTGAACCTGTTTTTCGAAGGGGCGGTGACCATCAACATGGCCATATCCATAAAAACCACCGCCACCGTTACCCCGCGCGATGACGGCAAAATAGTGCTGGTCTCCGAAGACACCAACCACCGGGTGGATTTTGCCGACATAGATTCAATTAACCATCATCACCCGCTGGGCCTGCTGTCGCGTCTGCTGGAGCATTTCGCCCACGACGACCACACCGGAGCCCAGATTGTAACCCGATCGGAAGCCCCCGCCGGGGCCGGGCTGGCGGGTTCTTCGGCGCTGAACATAGCCCTGTGCGGCGCACTGGCCAAAGCCACCGGACGTAAAGTGACCAAAGAAAAACTCATCCAGGTGGCCAAAGACGTGGAGGCGGCCCTGCTTAGGACCCCCACAGGGTTACAGGATTACGCCGCGGCGGTGTATGGCTCGGTGAACGCCTTCCATTTTCCCGCCGGGGGGATGGTCCGCGAAAAGCTGGATAACGCCGGGCCGTGGCTGGCCCGCCATGTTCTGCTTTTCTACTCTGGCAAATCCCGCTCATCCGGCATAAACAACTGGGAAATGTTCAAACGGGTTGTGGAGAAAGACAACGCCGTGGTGAAAAAATTCGACAAAATAACAACCTGCGCCCTGCGCGCCCTTATCGCGCTCAGGGAAGACGATTACGCCGCTTTCGAAAAAGCCGTGGGCGACGAATGGAACGCCCGCCGTTCCCTGTTCCCGGAAATTTCCACCCCCGTTATAGACCGGGCCATAGCCTCAGCCATGAAAAACGGCGCCCGTTCCGCCCGCATTTGCGGCGCCGGGGGTGGCGGCTGTTTCTTTGTGACCGCCGAGCCTCACAGGCAACAGGAAGTTATACGGGCCGTCACGGCGGAGGGGGCCACCCACCTGCCCTTTGGCATTTCCAGGACCGGCCTTAAAGTTTATAATCAATCCAGATAG
- a CDS encoding zinc ribbon domain-containing protein: protein MECPKCGHKQPDGAKECERCGIIFSKWRERQERQERGEPSRSTSSSIKVQPLNPYAVKKDSKDWVGYIQPAIILIAFLGAGLWIHHDLNNWREFTSPTRGFTLEFPGTPESQTDSSTVRPDPSITVYLTSEFHQVAPLFGIPGIYYAVMVADYKYQSSQPVEWDDEKGFAGFRDGVIKELGFAARVESQSDVEIAGYRGKEYNFSANIRKATIRVFRKGDRMYALAVMHPPLLTLAEDKERFFGSLRLE, encoded by the coding sequence ATGGAATGCCCCAAGTGCGGCCATAAGCAACCGGATGGCGCGAAAGAATGCGAACGATGCGGCATTATTTTCAGCAAATGGCGCGAAAGGCAGGAGAGGCAGGAAAGGGGCGAACCCAGCAGGTCAACCAGTAGCTCAATCAAGGTTCAGCCGTTAAACCCTTACGCCGTCAAAAAAGATTCCAAAGACTGGGTTGGGTACATCCAGCCGGCCATCATTTTAATCGCGTTTCTGGGCGCGGGGCTCTGGATACATCACGACCTGAACAACTGGCGGGAATTCACGTCGCCCACCAGGGGTTTCACGCTGGAGTTCCCCGGAACGCCGGAATCACAAACCGACAGCTCCACGGTAAGGCCGGACCCTTCCATAACTGTGTACCTGACTTCGGAGTTCCACCAGGTGGCGCCATTGTTCGGCATACCCGGCATCTATTACGCGGTGATGGTTGCGGATTATAAATACCAGTCCAGCCAGCCTGTGGAATGGGACGATGAAAAAGGTTTCGCCGGGTTCCGGGACGGGGTGATAAAGGAGCTGGGGTTTGCCGCCCGGGTAGAGTCGCAGAGTGATGTGGAAATCGCCGGATACCGGGGCAAGGAATACAATTTTTCCGCCAACATAAGAAAAGCCACCATCCGGGTTTTCCGCAAGGGGGACAGGATGTACGCCCTGGCGGTGATGCATCCGCCGCTTCTTACCCTGGCCGAGGATAAAGAGCGGTTTTTCGGTTCGTTGAGGTTGGAGTAG
- a CDS encoding segregation/condensation protein A, with the protein MSYNVKLDVFEGPLDLLLHLIKENQLDIYDIPIATITERYLEYIEIMKSLNLEVAGEFLVMAATLTYIKSKMLLPKPEVAEEEAMEEGEDPREELIHKLVEYKKFKEAALKLREMELDQTQTFTRIPSKADMPDEGEILLEVSVFELLGAFQKILQRFGAESKYTVTLEEMSVTDKINEMMTRLDTEEFITFDSLFATSRVKMEIIATFLALLEVMRLKLARASQTRAGGEIVIYKAIEDEGPIGAQEPELPLGGAAENVEPSNPPAAPGPAERPVEENNLGE; encoded by the coding sequence ATGAGTTACAACGTTAAGCTGGATGTTTTCGAGGGGCCGCTGGACCTCCTTTTGCACCTGATAAAGGAGAACCAGCTGGACATTTACGACATCCCCATAGCCACCATCACCGAGCGGTATCTCGAATATATAGAGATAATGAAATCGCTCAACCTGGAGGTGGCCGGGGAGTTCCTGGTTATGGCGGCCACCCTTACCTATATAAAATCCAAAATGCTTCTGCCAAAACCCGAAGTGGCCGAGGAAGAGGCGATGGAAGAGGGTGAAGACCCCCGCGAAGAGCTTATCCACAAACTGGTGGAATACAAAAAGTTCAAGGAAGCGGCCCTGAAACTCAGGGAAATGGAGCTGGACCAGACCCAGACCTTCACCCGGATACCTTCCAAGGCGGATATGCCCGACGAGGGGGAAATACTTCTGGAAGTTAGCGTTTTCGAGTTGCTGGGCGCATTCCAGAAGATACTTCAGCGGTTCGGCGCCGAATCCAAATACACCGTCACCCTGGAGGAGATGTCCGTAACCGACAAGATAAACGAGATGATGACCCGGCTGGACACCGAGGAGTTCATAACGTTCGACTCGCTCTTCGCCACCTCAAGGGTGAAAATGGAGATAATCGCCACTTTCCTGGCCCTGCTGGAGGTTATGCGGCTTAAGCTGGCCCGGGCCAGCCAAACCCGGGCGGGCGGGGAAATTGTCATCTATAAAGCTATTGAAGATGAAGGCCCCATCGGGGCGCAGGAGCCCGAACTGCCCTTGGGCGGCGCGGCGGAAAACGTGGAGCCGTCCAATCCCCCGGCGGCGCCGGGGCCGGCCGAAAGGCCCGTTGAAGAAAATAATCTTGGAGAGTGA
- the hemL gene encoding glutamate-1-semialdehyde 2,1-aminomutase yields MSESSRLFEQAKKVIPGGVNSPVRAFRAVGGAPVFVKSAKGCKITDVDGKEYIDYVSSWGPMIAGHANPRVLGAIGSAMVNGTSFGAPTGMETEMAGLVVKAVPSVEMVRMVSSGTEAVISAIRLARGYTGRDKIIKFDGCYHGHGDSMLVQAGSGVETLGLPDSPGVPKALAELTRSLPYNDLDAVEREFEAEGKSIACVIVEPVIGNMGVILPQPGYLKGLRSLCDKYGALLIFDEVITGFRLALGGAQELYHVTPDLTTMGKIIGGGLPVGAYGGKREIMEQVAPAGPIYQAGTLSGNPLAMAAGMETLRILAEPGVYGKLDDLTGTLCDGLQGLAQEAGVPAVFNRAGSLFSMFLTDAPEVYDYKSAKTCDTARFAKFFLAMLENGVYMAPSQFEAGFMSLAHTKEDIWKTLEAAKKAGRLANRPYWISPGVGRPRRSG; encoded by the coding sequence ATGAGCGAATCTTCCCGCCTGTTCGAACAGGCCAAGAAAGTCATCCCCGGCGGCGTCAACAGCCCCGTTCGCGCCTTCCGCGCCGTGGGCGGCGCCCCTGTGTTCGTAAAAAGCGCCAAAGGGTGCAAGATCACCGACGTGGACGGCAAGGAATATATAGACTACGTCAGCTCATGGGGTCCCATGATAGCCGGACACGCCAACCCCAGGGTGCTGGGCGCCATCGGTAGCGCCATGGTTAACGGCACCAGTTTCGGCGCCCCCACCGGGATGGAAACCGAGATGGCCGGGCTTGTGGTTAAAGCCGTGCCATCGGTGGAAATGGTGCGGATGGTAAGCTCCGGCACCGAGGCGGTGATAAGCGCGATCCGCCTTGCCCGCGGATACACCGGGCGCGACAAGATAATAAAGTTCGACGGGTGCTACCACGGCCATGGAGACTCCATGCTCGTGCAGGCCGGTTCCGGCGTGGAAACCCTGGGCCTGCCAGACTCCCCCGGCGTGCCCAAAGCCCTGGCGGAGCTTACCCGGTCGCTCCCCTATAACGACCTGGACGCCGTGGAGCGGGAATTCGAGGCCGAAGGCAAATCCATAGCCTGCGTGATAGTGGAGCCTGTCATCGGCAACATGGGGGTGATACTCCCCCAGCCGGGCTATTTAAAAGGGCTCCGCTCCCTTTGCGACAAATACGGCGCCCTGCTGATATTCGACGAGGTTATAACAGGCTTCCGGCTGGCTTTAGGCGGCGCGCAGGAGCTTTATCATGTTACGCCGGACCTTACCACCATGGGCAAGATAATCGGCGGCGGCCTCCCTGTGGGCGCCTACGGCGGCAAACGGGAGATCATGGAACAGGTGGCCCCGGCGGGCCCCATATATCAGGCTGGCACCCTCTCGGGCAATCCGCTGGCCATGGCGGCCGGGATGGAGACGCTCAGGATTCTGGCCGAACCGGGCGTTTACGGGAAACTGGACGACCTCACCGGCACCCTATGCGACGGCTTGCAGGGTCTTGCGCAGGAGGCGGGCGTTCCGGCGGTGTTCAACCGCGCCGGGTCGCTGTTCTCCATGTTCCTTACGGATGCGCCGGAGGTTTACGACTATAAGAGCGCCAAAACCTGCGACACCGCCAGGTTCGCCAAATTCTTCCTGGCCATGCTGGAAAACGGGGTGTACATGGCCCCCAGCCAATTCGAGGCGGGTTTCATGTCCCTGGCCCACACCAAGGAAGACATCTGGAAAACCCTGGAAGCGGCTAAAAAAGCTGGGCGATTAGCAAATCGCCCCTACTGGATATCTCCCGGGGTTGGGCGACCCCGGCGAAGCGGATGA
- a CDS encoding HAD-IA family hydrolase → MEAQKFDVDVLVFDLDGTLIDSKQDIADSLNWTFGQFGYEPLPMNLIEQFVGNGIAPLINRAVNQAGHPERETEVLKVFRARYYEHLLDQTMFFPGVEKTLNLLKSRYKMGLVTNKPHQFTEKIVAKLGLDSYFNGEVYGGDTLPVKKPDPASILRISSRYGVSPSRVLMVGDSSVDVMTGKNAGSFTVGVTYGFRSVEELIEAKPDAMIDRFEQLTGLLA, encoded by the coding sequence GTGGAAGCGCAGAAGTTTGATGTGGATGTCCTGGTTTTCGATCTGGACGGCACACTTATAGATTCCAAGCAGGACATAGCCGACTCATTAAACTGGACCTTCGGCCAGTTTGGTTATGAACCTTTGCCCATGAACCTTATAGAGCAGTTTGTGGGCAACGGAATAGCCCCACTCATCAATCGCGCTGTGAACCAGGCTGGCCACCCGGAGCGGGAAACGGAAGTGCTTAAAGTTTTCCGGGCCAGGTATTATGAACACCTGCTGGATCAAACCATGTTTTTCCCCGGCGTCGAAAAAACCCTGAACCTTTTAAAGAGCCGGTACAAAATGGGGCTGGTCACCAACAAACCCCACCAATTCACCGAAAAAATCGTGGCCAAACTGGGCCTGGACTCATATTTCAACGGCGAGGTTTACGGAGGCGACACGTTACCGGTCAAAAAACCGGATCCCGCCTCCATACTGAGAATATCCAGCCGCTACGGAGTCAGTCCCTCCCGCGTCTTGATGGTGGGGGACTCCTCGGTGGATGTGATGACCGGCAAGAACGCCGGGTCGTTCACCGTGGGGGTCACATATGGATTCAGAAGCGTGGAGGAGCTTATCGAAGCCAAACCTGACGCAATGATAGACCGGTTCGAACAATTGACGGGCCTTTTGGCCTAA
- the mtnP gene encoding S-methyl-5'-thioadenosine phosphorylase, translating into MTIGIIGGSGLYEMEGLLNVKSVKVPTPFGDPSDEIVTGTLDGVEMAFLPRHGRGHRILPSELNFRANIWAMKKLGVERIISVSAVGSLKEEIHPGHAVVIDQFIDRTRGKRADTFFGNGVVAHVSFADPVCGYLAGVLHEATKKVGWTSHMGGAYVCMEGPLFSTRAESRLYRSWGAEVIGMTNLQEAKLAREAEICYATIALATDYDCWHNEVVTVEQVIATMNANVANSKAAIKAGVPMIKKERDCGCKDALKHGIMTNPAMIPASARKDLELIIGKYV; encoded by the coding sequence ATGACCATCGGCATCATCGGCGGCAGTGGCCTGTACGAAATGGAAGGGCTTTTGAACGTAAAATCCGTAAAGGTGCCCACCCCTTTCGGCGACCCTTCGGACGAGATTGTCACGGGAACCCTGGACGGGGTTGAAATGGCCTTCCTGCCCCGCCATGGCCGGGGTCACAGGATTCTCCCCTCGGAGCTTAATTTCCGCGCCAACATTTGGGCCATGAAAAAGCTGGGGGTGGAACGCATCATATCCGTCTCCGCCGTGGGCTCGCTCAAAGAGGAAATCCATCCCGGCCACGCCGTGGTGATAGACCAGTTTATAGACCGCACCCGGGGCAAACGGGCCGACACTTTCTTCGGTAACGGTGTGGTGGCCCATGTATCTTTTGCCGACCCTGTGTGCGGCTATCTGGCCGGTGTCCTCCACGAGGCAACCAAAAAGGTGGGCTGGACATCCCACATGGGCGGCGCATACGTCTGCATGGAAGGGCCGCTGTTCTCCACCCGGGCCGAGTCGCGCTTGTACCGTTCCTGGGGGGCCGAGGTTATCGGCATGACCAACCTGCAGGAGGCCAAGCTGGCCCGCGAGGCGGAAATTTGTTACGCCACCATCGCCCTTGCCACCGATTACGACTGCTGGCACAACGAAGTGGTCACCGTGGAGCAGGTTATCGCCACAATGAACGCCAACGTGGCCAACTCCAAGGCGGCCATCAAAGCTGGCGTGCCCATGATAAAAAAGGAGCGCGACTGCGGTTGCAAAGACGCGCTCAAACACGGCATCATGACCAACCCGGCGATGATTCCCGCCAGCGCCAGGAAAGACCTGGAGCTTATAATAGGCAAATACGTCTGA
- a CDS encoding glucose-1-phosphate adenylyltransferase: protein MSLSDTLAMILGGGRGTRLYPLTKERCKPAVPLGGKYRLIDVPISNCINSGLRQIYIVSQFNSASLNHHVAQAYRMDSFTNSFVSVLAATQTDFWREDWFQGTADAVRKCVSLAHLPEYKRVVILSGDQLYKMDYRKMLETHEAHDADITIGVLPVERDKVDAFGIMRIDGEDSIVDFVEKPKDAEVVERYRVSEEFAAKTGIAYTDKRWLASMGIYVFDSRVLLEILKDESQIDFGRDVIPSALSRYKTCAHLFDGYWEDIGTIKSFFEANIMLGARWPEFDFYGDEASKIFTNQRYLNASRLMGAHVTESMISDGCFIDEGTAIIKSVIGLRSSIGAGSHIEEAVIFGADYYKRPEMESARPPLGIGPNTLIKRAILDKNVTIGAGAKIVNRHNTEHEDGEFYHIRNGVVVIPKGAVVPPGAVI, encoded by the coding sequence GTGTCGTTGTCTGACACGCTGGCGATGATACTCGGTGGCGGCAGGGGCACAAGGCTTTACCCGCTCACCAAGGAACGATGCAAACCGGCGGTGCCTCTGGGCGGGAAGTACCGTTTGATAGACGTGCCCATCTCCAACTGCATAAACAGCGGCCTGCGTCAGATATACATCGTATCCCAGTTTAACAGCGCATCCCTTAACCATCATGTGGCCCAGGCTTACAGGATGGACTCGTTCACCAACAGTTTCGTGAGCGTGCTTGCGGCCACCCAGACGGATTTCTGGCGGGAAGACTGGTTTCAGGGCACCGCCGACGCGGTTCGCAAATGCGTGAGCCTGGCCCATCTGCCCGAATACAAGCGGGTGGTGATATTAAGCGGCGACCAGCTTTACAAGATGGATTACCGCAAAATGCTGGAGACCCACGAGGCCCACGACGCGGACATAACCATCGGCGTCCTGCCGGTGGAGCGGGACAAGGTGGACGCTTTCGGCATCATGCGCATAGACGGCGAAGATTCCATAGTGGATTTCGTGGAGAAACCAAAGGACGCCGAGGTGGTGGAGCGTTACCGGGTTTCCGAGGAGTTCGCCGCGAAAACGGGTATAGCCTACACGGATAAAAGATGGCTGGCCAGCATGGGGATATACGTGTTCGACTCCAGGGTCCTGCTGGAGATATTGAAGGATGAAAGCCAGATAGATTTCGGACGGGACGTTATACCCTCGGCCCTTTCGCGATATAAAACCTGCGCCCACCTTTTCGACGGGTATTGGGAAGACATAGGAACCATAAAATCATTCTTCGAGGCCAACATAATGCTTGGCGCCCGCTGGCCGGAATTCGACTTTTACGGTGACGAGGCCAGCAAGATTTTCACCAACCAGCGCTACCTGAACGCCTCCCGGCTGATGGGGGCGCATGTGACCGAGTCCATGATAAGCGACGGTTGCTTTATAGACGAGGGGACGGCCATCATAAAATCGGTAATCGGGTTGCGGAGTTCCATAGGGGCCGGGTCGCACATCGAGGAGGCGGTGATATTCGGGGCGGACTACTACAAACGGCCGGAGATGGAATCGGCCAGGCCGCCCCTGGGCATCGGGCCGAACACGCTTATCAAGAGGGCGATACTGGACAAGAACGTTACCATCGGCGCCGGGGCGAAAATAGTAAACCGCCACAATACCGAACACGAGGATGGGGAATTTTACCATATCCGCAACGGGGTTGTGGTTATCCCCAAAGGGGCTGTGGTGCCGCCGGGCGCGGTGATTTAA
- a CDS encoding macro domain-containing protein yields MQGDITEMATDAIVNPSNTSLVLGAGVSGAIAAKGGDAIQIEMSKIGQCPVGDAVVTGAGNLKARYVIHAVGPRMGEGNEDNKLHMATLASLKRAEELKIQSISFPAISTGVFGFPVDRCAAIMLSTALDHFAREENQSLRRIVFCLFTKGDLDVFINTLKWLKPDM; encoded by the coding sequence ATGCAGGGGGATATAACGGAGATGGCCACCGACGCCATTGTAAACCCCTCCAACACCAGCCTTGTACTCGGCGCGGGGGTGTCCGGCGCCATCGCGGCCAAGGGCGGCGACGCCATACAAATTGAGATGAGCAAGATCGGCCAATGCCCCGTTGGGGACGCCGTGGTCACCGGCGCCGGGAACCTTAAGGCCCGTTACGTTATCCACGCCGTGGGCCCCCGCATGGGAGAGGGAAATGAAGACAACAAGCTTCACATGGCCACGCTTGCGTCATTGAAAAGGGCCGAAGAGCTTAAAATACAGTCCATATCCTTCCCGGCCATATCCACCGGGGTGTTTGGCTTCCCTGTGGACCGGTGCGCGGCGATAATGTTATCCACGGCCCTGGATCATTTTGCGCGGGAGGAGAACCAGAGCCTGCGCCGCATCGTGTTTTGCCTGTTCACAAAAGGCGACCTGGACGTGTTTATAAACACATTGAAATGGCTCAAGCCGGACATGTAA
- a CDS encoding DUF542 domain-containing protein codes for MNAIAENMTINDVVNRYPETMKVFNRYKVDSCCGGAQSIKNAAELNGVNLSKLLDDLTAAVKKGT; via the coding sequence ATGAACGCGATAGCGGAGAACATGACCATCAACGATGTAGTTAACCGGTATCCTGAAACCATGAAAGTGTTTAACCGTTACAAAGTGGACTCCTGTTGTGGCGGGGCGCAAAGCATCAAGAACGCGGCGGAACTCAACGGTGTGAACCTGTCGAAACTTTTAGACGATCTGACCGCCGCCGTAAAAAAGGGGACATAA
- a CDS encoding rRNA pseudouridine synthase, translating to MTQKKSEDGSPAKVRLHKIIAATGQYSLRKAEALIASGKVSVNGVTVRVKGVSADPENDIIKVEGKVLAQAPRKIYLAMYKPKGVVTTRSDEEGRRTVMDYLPPGYMNVYPVGRLDIMSEGLLLLTNDGAFAQAVLSPKNRVERVYLVKTRNTPDEKALKKIKGGVTIEGERLAADSVEVTEVVGSNCWLRMVLTEGRNRHIRRLLETLGHPVLKLKRVSIGNITLGMIKPGDMVHIPVEAVNKLMKSAGHKVKGK from the coding sequence ATGACGCAAAAGAAGAGTGAGGACGGCAGTCCCGCTAAAGTACGCCTTCACAAGATAATCGCCGCCACGGGGCAATATTCCCTCCGCAAGGCCGAGGCGCTTATCGCGTCGGGAAAAGTTTCCGTAAACGGCGTTACGGTGCGGGTTAAAGGTGTTTCCGCCGACCCGGAAAACGACATCATCAAGGTGGAAGGCAAGGTTCTGGCCCAGGCCCCCCGCAAGATATACCTGGCCATGTACAAGCCCAAGGGGGTAGTCACCACCCGGTCGGATGAGGAGGGGCGGCGCACCGTTATGGATTATCTGCCGCCGGGATATATGAATGTGTATCCCGTGGGCAGACTTGATATTATGTCCGAGGGGCTTCTACTGCTCACCAACGACGGGGCTTTCGCCCAGGCCGTGCTTTCGCCGAAAAACCGGGTTGAGCGGGTTTATCTTGTCAAAACCCGCAACACGCCCGATGAAAAGGCGCTAAAGAAAATAAAAGGCGGCGTCACCATAGAAGGTGAGCGGCTGGCGGCAGACTCGGTGGAGGTTACCGAGGTTGTAGGCTCCAACTGCTGGCTGAGGATGGTGCTTACCGAGGGGCGCAACCGTCATATACGCCGTCTGCTGGAAACGCTGGGGCACCCGGTGCTGAAACTTAAAAGGGTGTCCATCGGGAACATAACCCTGGGAATGATAAAGCCGGGGGATATGGTCCATATACCCGTGGAGGCGGTGAATAAACTGATGAAATCCGCTGGCCACAAGGTAAAGGGGAAATGA
- the ispE gene encoding 4-(cytidine 5'-diphospho)-2-C-methyl-D-erythritol kinase, whose amino-acid sequence MTITSKSPAKINLVLKIVGKRPDGYHEILSVFQKLDLCDTLSFTPRDDGRLTLACDNPVVPLDGANLIIKAAEALRKHAGVKAGVDITLIKRIPIAAGLGGGSSNAAITLRTLNGLWRLNVPQKELTSIALSIGADTPFFMGDWTCALVEGIGEKITPLNPRTSFPLLLVKPLFGISAKEAYQGSRFDFKGYPDVQGLIDDVESGEPARLARRLDNDLQPWAVQTHPELVTLLDRMMDTKPGPLKTIMSGSGSTLFGIYESWESLAKACENLKTAAPFVMAANSLV is encoded by the coding sequence ATGACTATTACATCCAAATCACCAGCCAAGATAAACCTTGTCCTTAAAATCGTAGGGAAAAGGCCCGATGGTTACCATGAAATCCTGTCGGTCTTTCAAAAGCTGGACTTGTGCGACACCTTGTCCTTCACACCCAGGGATGATGGCAGGCTGACGCTGGCTTGCGACAACCCTGTTGTGCCTCTGGATGGGGCGAACCTGATAATAAAGGCCGCCGAAGCGTTGAGAAAACATGCGGGCGTAAAGGCTGGAGTGGATATAACGCTGATAAAACGGATTCCCATAGCCGCCGGGCTGGGTGGGGGAAGCTCTAACGCCGCCATCACGTTGCGGACGTTGAACGGACTGTGGAGGCTGAACGTTCCTCAAAAAGAACTTACATCCATAGCCCTATCCATCGGGGCCGACACCCCATTTTTCATGGGCGACTGGACCTGCGCGCTGGTTGAAGGTATCGGCGAAAAAATCACACCGTTGAATCCGCGAACATCATTCCCTCTGCTCCTTGTGAAACCCTTATTCGGTATTTCCGCTAAAGAAGCGTATCAGGGTTCAAGGTTCGATTTTAAGGGTTACCCTGACGTACAAGGGTTGATTGACGATGTGGAGTCCGGCGAGCCTGCAAGGTTGGCGCGCCGTTTGGATAACGATTTACAGCCCTGGGCTGTCCAGACCCATCCGGAATTGGTCACGCTACTTGACCGGATGATGGACACCAAGCCAGGGCCATTAAAAACCATAATGAGCGGAAGCGGCTCCACTCTATTTGGGATATATGAATCATGGGAGAGTTTGGCGAAAGCCTGCGAAAACCTTAAAACCGCCGCCCCATTTGTTATGGCGGCGAATAGCCTTGTATAA